In Falsibacillus albus, a single window of DNA contains:
- a CDS encoding DUF3679 domain-containing protein has protein sequence MRMFLLKCVLLVSLLFIAVLMGMEKANEGMQHLKGNGSGIEAPLTVKQKDNGEVQASVLGKDLSSSDIEGKRKKLEEMKTFNLFSAIGKTLADLITGLTEKLIDLVASFI, from the coding sequence ATGAGAATGTTTTTATTGAAATGTGTATTGCTGGTTTCCCTGCTTTTCATTGCCGTCCTCATGGGGATGGAGAAAGCGAATGAAGGCATGCAGCATTTAAAAGGAAACGGGAGCGGAATCGAAGCCCCTTTGACGGTCAAGCAAAAGGACAACGGGGAGGTTCAGGCCAGTGTATTGGGAAAAGACCTATCCTCGTCAGATATTGAAGGGAAAAGGAAAAAGCTTGAGGAGATGAAGACATTCAACCTTTTTTCTGCGATCGGCAAAACATTGGCCGATTTGATCACCGGCTTGACTGAAAAACTGATCGATCTGGTCGCATCCTTTATTTAG